One Desulfobacterales bacterium DNA window includes the following coding sequences:
- the ftsY gene encoding signal recognition particle-docking protein FtsY: MLSWFKKKLGKKKEDEPALVAEPAAEEAVSREDAAEEPAGPEPISEPTPVPESEAVAESAPEPEPVVEPEPVPGKGVFQRLRERLGRTRGSLIARMDHLFLGRRQIDQELFDELEEILITSDLGVGTTMDLLDHVRNQVKRDQLTDPRALRQALQERLLYYLRRTGQNSELVMPESGPFVIMVVGVNGVGKTTTIGKLTHKFVQSGQAVLLVAGDTFRAAASEQLKIWGERSKVKVVARQDGVDPSSVVYDALDYARTRDFDVIIIDTAGRLHTKVNLMEELKKIKRVMDKKIKGAPHEVLLVLDATTGQNSISQARLFDETVGVTGIVLTKLDGTAKGGIVVNISHEFDIPIRFIGIGEQLEDLRDFEPEEFVSALFAGNHNGKQLETARIGAAGD; encoded by the coding sequence ATGCTGAGTTGGTTTAAGAAAAAACTGGGCAAGAAGAAAGAGGACGAGCCGGCCTTGGTCGCGGAACCCGCGGCCGAAGAGGCCGTGTCGCGGGAAGATGCAGCCGAGGAGCCGGCCGGGCCTGAACCGATATCCGAACCGACGCCGGTCCCTGAATCCGAGGCGGTGGCTGAATCCGCGCCCGAGCCTGAACCTGTTGTCGAACCGGAACCGGTCCCCGGGAAAGGGGTGTTCCAGCGGTTGCGGGAGCGGCTTGGCAGGACCAGGGGCTCCCTGATTGCCAGGATGGACCATCTTTTTCTCGGCCGACGGCAGATCGACCAGGAACTGTTCGACGAGTTGGAGGAAATCCTGATTACCTCCGACCTGGGAGTGGGAACCACCATGGACCTCCTCGATCATGTCCGCAACCAGGTCAAGCGGGATCAGCTTACCGATCCCCGGGCGCTCCGGCAGGCCCTGCAGGAACGGCTTCTTTACTATCTCCGCCGGACCGGGCAGAACTCCGAACTGGTGATGCCCGAGTCCGGGCCCTTTGTCATCATGGTGGTGGGGGTCAACGGGGTGGGCAAGACCACCACCATCGGCAAGCTTACCCATAAGTTCGTCCAGTCCGGCCAGGCGGTGCTGCTGGTGGCCGGCGATACCTTCAGGGCCGCGGCCAGCGAGCAGTTGAAGATCTGGGGCGAGCGCAGCAAGGTCAAGGTGGTGGCCCGGCAGGACGGTGTTGATCCTTCGTCGGTTGTCTACGATGCGCTGGACTATGCCCGGACCCGGGATTTTGACGTGATCATCATCGATACCGCCGGCCGGCTTCACACCAAGGTCAACCTGATGGAGGAACTGAAAAAGATCAAGCGGGTGATGGACAAGAAGATCAAGGGCGCCCCCCACGAGGTGCTGCTGGTCCTGGACGCCACCACCGGTCAGAACAGCATCTCCCAGGCCCGGCTCTTTGACGAGACGGTGGGCGTCACCGGGATAGTCCTGACCAAACTGGACGGCACGGCCAAGGGCGGGATCGTGGTCAATATCTCCCATGAGTTCGATATCCCCATCCGCTTCATCGGCATCGGCGAGCAGTTGGAGGATCTGCGCGATTTCGAGCCGGAGGAGTTTGTCAGCGCCCTGTTTGCCGGCAACCACAATGGGAAACAACTGGAGACCGCCCGGATCGGAGCGGCCGGGGATTGA
- the glmM gene encoding phosphoglucosamine mutase — MRELFGTDGIRGTANIHPMTTEIAMQVGRAIAFQVKDMRHGHRIVIGKDTRLSGYMIENALAAGICSMGVDILLVGPLPTPGIAFITTSMRAAAGVVISASHNPFQDNGIKIFSNNGFKLADEKEHEIEELIFSQKMEALRPTAEEIGRATRIDDAKGRYIVFLKNTFPRRYTLDDLHIVLDCAHGATYGVAPLVFRELGAKVTTIGAEPDGLNINHQCGALYPQRMQETIRRTGADLGIALDGDGDRVIMADEKGDLVDGDRIMAICARDMISRDKLNKKTLVATVMSNLGLEKAMERMGGSMVRTRVGDRYVVEEMRRNDYNFGGEQSGHLIFLKHNTTGDGTLAGLQLLVSMVKQQKPLSELATIMEPFPQVLKNVRIAAGLTVENIPGFVRQQAAMAEKLGRTGRILVRPSGTEPVIRVMVEGEDQALINAMAHELCDLVSAADRV; from the coding sequence ATGCGCGAACTCTTCGGCACCGACGGAATCAGGGGCACGGCCAACATCCACCCGATGACCACTGAGATCGCCATGCAGGTCGGCCGGGCCATTGCCTTTCAGGTCAAGGACATGCGCCACGGTCACCGGATCGTGATCGGTAAGGATACCCGCCTTTCCGGATACATGATAGAAAACGCCCTGGCCGCCGGGATCTGCTCCATGGGAGTGGATATCCTCCTGGTCGGGCCGCTGCCCACCCCGGGGATCGCCTTTATCACCACCAGCATGCGCGCCGCCGCCGGGGTGGTGATCTCTGCCTCCCACAACCCCTTTCAGGACAACGGGATCAAGATCTTTTCCAATAACGGCTTCAAGCTGGCCGATGAAAAGGAACACGAGATCGAGGAGTTGATCTTTTCCCAGAAGATGGAGGCCCTGCGGCCGACAGCCGAGGAGATCGGCCGGGCGACCCGGATCGATGACGCCAAGGGGCGCTATATCGTGTTTCTCAAAAACACCTTTCCCAGGCGTTACACCCTGGACGATCTGCACATCGTGCTCGACTGCGCCCACGGCGCCACCTACGGCGTGGCCCCCCTGGTCTTCCGGGAACTGGGCGCCAAGGTCACCACCATCGGGGCCGAGCCGGACGGGCTCAACATCAACCACCAGTGCGGCGCCCTTTACCCGCAGCGGATGCAGGAAACGATTCGCCGGACCGGCGCCGACCTGGGCATTGCCCTGGACGGTGACGGCGACCGGGTGATCATGGCCGATGAAAAGGGCGACCTGGTCGACGGCGACCGGATCATGGCCATCTGCGCCCGGGACATGATCTCCCGCGATAAACTTAATAAGAAAACCCTGGTGGCCACGGTGATGAGCAACCTGGGGCTGGAAAAGGCCATGGAGCGGATGGGCGGTTCAATGGTCCGGACCAGGGTCGGCGACCGCTACGTGGTCGAGGAGATGCGCCGGAACGACTATAATTTCGGCGGCGAACAGTCCGGCCATCTGATCTTTCTCAAACACAACACCACCGGCGACGGCACCCTGGCCGGACTGCAACTCCTGGTGAGCATGGTCAAGCAGCAGAAGCCGCTGTCCGAGCTGGCAACGATCATGGAGCCCTTCCCCCAGGTACTCAAAAACGTGCGCATCGCCGCCGGGCTCACCGTGGAAAACATTCCGGGATTTGTCAGACAGCAGGCCGCCATGGCGGAAAAACTGGGCCGCACGGGCCGGATCCTGGTCCGTCCATCCGGCACCGAACCGGTGATCCGGGTGATGGTGGAGGGCGAGGACCAGGCCCTGATCAACGCCATGGCCCATGAACTCTGCGACCTGGTCAGCGCGGCCGACCGGGTATGA
- a CDS encoding S41 family peptidase: MTRRPRAEKKIIIIILALLLLVSAPVDGRAKEFSALSDVLSLIRNDYLLPVDNWTLARGAARGLQDFLGKEKVSIRADQATLLIGFSPGAEIAISRKEIIDNDRALFERLSSMLATSLDSFPNRSAEDVTSGAIHGMVNTLDCHSSFIPPEIYRQLRSEKNGTFSGTGIVISIDHGAVTVVAPVPGTAAARLGIKAHDRILAIQNRSTRGMDLMEAIAMIRGPAGTRVHLSILGQSMRRPRDYTITRQVIPRKSVSVRQLDSGYGYVRISRFINNTGRDTFLALRDLARSGTRGLILDLRNNPGGLLDQAIKVSELFLDQGIIVSTRGRISNRNVIYRAKPKVRYSGFTFPVIVLVNQGSASGTEVVAAALQDNKRALVIGARTFGKGSIQTIFPLPGGAALRLSTSEFHTPRGAAIQQTGICPDLLVKQRAGHDIFTREEDLANPLPALAGIGPVCSGPMEVFINADTDQQYIDLALKIFKRAGPGDYPSLVSAARKLARESTPPTGHGHQ, encoded by the coding sequence ATGACCCGCCGCCCGCGCGCCGAAAAGAAGATCATAATCATTATCCTGGCCCTGCTCCTCCTTGTTTCAGCCCCGGTTGACGGCCGGGCCAAAGAATTTTCCGCTCTCAGCGATGTACTGTCCCTTATCCGGAACGATTATCTACTGCCCGTTGACAACTGGACCCTGGCCCGGGGGGCGGCCCGGGGACTTCAGGATTTCCTGGGCAAGGAGAAAGTTTCGATCAGGGCCGACCAGGCAACGCTGTTGATCGGTTTTTCGCCGGGCGCGGAGATTGCCATCTCCAGGAAGGAGATAATCGATAACGACCGGGCATTATTCGAGCGACTCTCCTCCATGCTGGCAACCTCCCTTGACAGCTTCCCCAACAGATCGGCCGAGGATGTCACCTCCGGAGCGATCCACGGCATGGTCAACACCCTGGACTGCCATTCATCCTTTATCCCCCCGGAGATCTACCGGCAACTCCGCTCTGAAAAAAACGGGACATTCAGTGGAACAGGAATCGTGATCTCCATTGACCACGGGGCGGTCACCGTTGTTGCCCCGGTCCCGGGCACAGCCGCCGCTCGCCTGGGAATCAAGGCCCATGACCGGATCCTGGCGATCCAGAACCGCTCCACCCGGGGCATGGACCTGATGGAGGCCATCGCCATGATCCGGGGTCCGGCGGGAACCAGGGTGCATCTGTCGATCCTGGGCCAGTCCATGCGCCGGCCCAGGGACTACACCATCACCAGACAGGTGATCCCCCGCAAGAGCGTGAGCGTCCGGCAACTGGACTCGGGATACGGCTATGTCCGGATATCGAGATTTATCAACAATACCGGTCGCGACACATTCCTGGCCCTCAGAGACCTTGCCCGGTCCGGTACCAGGGGACTGATCCTTGATCTCAGAAACAATCCCGGCGGGCTGCTGGACCAGGCGATCAAGGTCTCGGAGCTGTTCCTCGACCAGGGAATCATCGTGTCGACCAGGGGCAGGATCAGCAACAGGAACGTCATCTACCGGGCAAAACCGAAGGTGCGCTACTCCGGGTTCACCTTCCCGGTCATCGTCCTGGTCAACCAGGGCAGCGCCAGCGGCACCGAGGTGGTGGCCGCCGCATTGCAGGACAACAAAAGGGCCCTGGTCATCGGCGCCCGGACCTTTGGCAAGGGATCGATACAGACGATTTTTCCATTACCGGGCGGGGCCGCGCTCCGGCTTTCCACCTCGGAGTTCCATACCCCGCGGGGAGCGGCGATCCAGCAGACAGGCATCTGTCCCGATCTGCTGGTTAAACAGCGGGCCGGCCACGATATCTTCACCCGCGAAGAGGACCTGGCCAACCCCTTGCCGGCCCTGGCCGGCATCGGTCCGGTATGTTCCGGCCCGATGGAAGTCTTTATCAACGCGGATACCGATCAGCAGTACATCGACCTGGCCCTGAAGATCTTCAAGCGGGCCGGGCCGGGCGACTATCCATCCCTGGTCAGCGCGGCCCGGAAACTTGCCAGGGAATCAACCCCGCCGACAGGTCATGGCCACCAATAA